The following coding sequences lie in one Portunus trituberculatus isolate SZX2019 chromosome 26, ASM1759143v1, whole genome shotgun sequence genomic window:
- the LOC123509288 gene encoding uncharacterized protein LOC123509288 isoform X1, which yields MEEEEEERGGGGGGGGGGGGGGGGGGGGKDSYIERLKGVLEKSPLWSLLRGAAPPVQPPWESEGKVVPAAPGEWVRPLGNMEAMMAYGGSLGSLNTVVAMWLSSTQPVPKETIREAVRMLGRRTGILQLCVARRSLRPWFRRVTTEHIPFQAETGDPLETYTRALNEPYDMVKGPLWRVRLVTGEKVMNGALGANGGVWCGVVMIYLHHCITDGVTNMLICQDFIDILNSLLTPVPMPTQSPTVRPVTPALADDLLTPTDYLKAVPYLVTKLVGRLILSYNRKLYLNGVLPQPRTPEAQTHVLQRHLTQTQTARLVRTCKERGVTVHSCVVAAANIALLRVAQKRSKGVKTAAFNTTNCVNLRRYYHYDQRNATGCHIGLEEHEQVVEEEDGETEERFWQFVKVLHDRLKASLGPERRPVRNGPLLRPCCLVLWANHKLTDRGKKNRTDAHFMTTNMGDLRDLFPGVTRSRDAQERSPVEAVHILRSVNAQYGGHPFTLTFHTYRTRLLLSVDYFTNKIADKVAQNFVGSFHNVLENVCEWAGGGGGGGGGGGGGDV from the exons atggaggaggaagaggaagagagaggaggaggaggaggaggaggaggaggaggaggaggaggaggaggaggaggaggaggaggaaaagattcatacatagaaagattaaaag GTGTGCTGGAAAAGAGCCCCCTGTGGAGTCTGCTAAGGGGAGCGGCGCCCCCTGTGCAGCCCCCgtgggaaagtgaaggaaaag tGGTACCAGCAGCCCCCGGGGAGTGGGTGCGGCCCCTGGGGAACATGGAGGCGATGATGGCCTATGGGGGAAGCCTCGGGTCCCTTAACACTGTGGTCGCGATGTGGCTGTCCTCAACCCAGCCAGTGCCGAAAGAGACTATCAGGGAGGCTGTGAGGATGCTTGGAAG GAGGACAGGGATACTACAACTGTGTGTGGCGCGGCGATCTCTGCGGCCCTGGTTCAGAAGAGTCACCACAGAACACATACCCTTCCAAGCCGAGACAGGAGACCCTCTGGAGACCTACACAAGAGCGTTAAATGAACCCTACGACATGGTGAAGGGTCCGTTGTGGCGCGTGAGACTGGTGACCGGGGAGAAAGTGATGAATGGTGCTCTTGGTGCtaatggtggtgtttggtgtggtgtggtgatgatatACCTACACCACTGCATTACTGACGGTGTGACCAATATGCTGATCTGCCAGGATTTCATAGACATACTCAATTCGCTCCTAACACCAGTTCCTATGCCAACCCAGTCTCCCACAGTGCGCCCCGTCACCCCAGCACTGGCGGATGACCTTTTAACACCCACTGACTACCTCAAAGCTGTTCCCTACCTTGTCACAAAGCTGGTCGGGAGGTTAATCTTATCATACAACAGGAAACTCTACCTAAATGGGGTTCTGCCGCAGCCTAGGACACCAGAGGCACAAACCCACGTCCTACAACGGCATCTGACACAAACACAGACCGCTAGACTTGTGAGAACGTGCAAAGAGAGAGGCGTGACTGTGCATAGCTGTGTGGTGGCTGCTGCAAACATAGCCCTTCTGAGAGTCGCACAGAAACGCAGTAAGGGAGTGAAAACTGCGGCTTTTAACACAACGAACTGCGTGAATCTGCGTCGCTATTACCATTATGATCAGAGAAATGCTACCGGGTGTCACATTGGCCTAGAGGAACATGAacaggtggtggaagaggaggatggtgagaCTGAGGAAAGGTTTTGGCAGTTTGTGAAGGTTTTGCACGATCGACTGAAGGCAAGCTTGGGTCCAGAGAGAAGGCCTGTGAGAAATGGACCGCTTTTGAGACCGTGCTGTTTGGTGCTCTGGGCCAATCACAAACTCACGGACCGGGGAAAGAAGAACAG AACAGACGCGCATTTCATGACAACGAACATGGGTGACCTTCGTGACCTCTTCCCAGGGGTCACGAGGTCACGAGACGCGCAAGAGAGGTCACCGGTGGAGGCTGTACACATTCTACGCTCCGTCAACGCACAATATGGCGGTCACCCGTTCACACTGACCTTCCACACGTATAGAACAAGATTGCTCCTTTCTGTAGATTATTTCACAAACAAGATCGCTGACAAAGTTGCCCAAAATTTCGTAGGAAGTTTTCATAATGTTTTGGAGAATGTGTGTGagtgggctggtggtggtggtggtggtggtggtggtggtggtggtggtgatgtgtag
- the LOC123509288 gene encoding uncharacterized protein LOC123509288 isoform X2 translates to MEAMMAYGGSLGSLNTVVAMWLSSTQPVPKETIREAVRMLGRRTGILQLCVARRSLRPWFRRVTTEHIPFQAETGDPLETYTRALNEPYDMVKGPLWRVRLVTGEKVMNGALGANGGVWCGVVMIYLHHCITDGVTNMLICQDFIDILNSLLTPVPMPTQSPTVRPVTPALADDLLTPTDYLKAVPYLVTKLVGRLILSYNRKLYLNGVLPQPRTPEAQTHVLQRHLTQTQTARLVRTCKERGVTVHSCVVAAANIALLRVAQKRSKGVKTAAFNTTNCVNLRRYYHYDQRNATGCHIGLEEHEQVVEEEDGETEERFWQFVKVLHDRLKASLGPERRPVRNGPLLRPCCLVLWANHKLTDRGKKNRTDAHFMTTNMGDLRDLFPGVTRSRDAQERSPVEAVHILRSVNAQYGGHPFTLTFHTYRTRLLLSVDYFTNKIADKVAQNFVGSFHNVLENVCEWAGGGGGGGGGGGGGDV, encoded by the exons ATGGAGGCGATGATGGCCTATGGGGGAAGCCTCGGGTCCCTTAACACTGTGGTCGCGATGTGGCTGTCCTCAACCCAGCCAGTGCCGAAAGAGACTATCAGGGAGGCTGTGAGGATGCTTGGAAG GAGGACAGGGATACTACAACTGTGTGTGGCGCGGCGATCTCTGCGGCCCTGGTTCAGAAGAGTCACCACAGAACACATACCCTTCCAAGCCGAGACAGGAGACCCTCTGGAGACCTACACAAGAGCGTTAAATGAACCCTACGACATGGTGAAGGGTCCGTTGTGGCGCGTGAGACTGGTGACCGGGGAGAAAGTGATGAATGGTGCTCTTGGTGCtaatggtggtgtttggtgtggtgtggtgatgatatACCTACACCACTGCATTACTGACGGTGTGACCAATATGCTGATCTGCCAGGATTTCATAGACATACTCAATTCGCTCCTAACACCAGTTCCTATGCCAACCCAGTCTCCCACAGTGCGCCCCGTCACCCCAGCACTGGCGGATGACCTTTTAACACCCACTGACTACCTCAAAGCTGTTCCCTACCTTGTCACAAAGCTGGTCGGGAGGTTAATCTTATCATACAACAGGAAACTCTACCTAAATGGGGTTCTGCCGCAGCCTAGGACACCAGAGGCACAAACCCACGTCCTACAACGGCATCTGACACAAACACAGACCGCTAGACTTGTGAGAACGTGCAAAGAGAGAGGCGTGACTGTGCATAGCTGTGTGGTGGCTGCTGCAAACATAGCCCTTCTGAGAGTCGCACAGAAACGCAGTAAGGGAGTGAAAACTGCGGCTTTTAACACAACGAACTGCGTGAATCTGCGTCGCTATTACCATTATGATCAGAGAAATGCTACCGGGTGTCACATTGGCCTAGAGGAACATGAacaggtggtggaagaggaggatggtgagaCTGAGGAAAGGTTTTGGCAGTTTGTGAAGGTTTTGCACGATCGACTGAAGGCAAGCTTGGGTCCAGAGAGAAGGCCTGTGAGAAATGGACCGCTTTTGAGACCGTGCTGTTTGGTGCTCTGGGCCAATCACAAACTCACGGACCGGGGAAAGAAGAACAG AACAGACGCGCATTTCATGACAACGAACATGGGTGACCTTCGTGACCTCTTCCCAGGGGTCACGAGGTCACGAGACGCGCAAGAGAGGTCACCGGTGGAGGCTGTACACATTCTACGCTCCGTCAACGCACAATATGGCGGTCACCCGTTCACACTGACCTTCCACACGTATAGAACAAGATTGCTCCTTTCTGTAGATTATTTCACAAACAAGATCGCTGACAAAGTTGCCCAAAATTTCGTAGGAAGTTTTCATAATGTTTTGGAGAATGTGTGTGagtgggctggtggtggtggtggtggtggtggtggtggtggtggtggtgatgtgtag